The following are from one region of the Ignavibacteriota bacterium genome:
- the trxA gene encoding thioredoxin, protein MAEQLTKQTFLEKVFDYEKNQDWKFEGEIPAVVDFWAPWCGPCRMVAPIIDELSVEYKGKVNFYKVNTDEEQELGAVFGIKSIPSLLFIPKAGQPKLAVGALPKESFISAIEKELLATEPSQN, encoded by the coding sequence GTGGCTGAACAATTGACAAAACAAACGTTTTTGGAAAAAGTATTTGATTATGAAAAAAACCAGGACTGGAAATTTGAGGGAGAAATTCCTGCTGTTGTTGATTTCTGGGCACCGTGGTGCGGTCCTTGCAGAATGGTCGCGCCAATAATTGATGAACTTTCCGTTGAGTATAAAGGAAAAGTAAATTTCTATAAAGTTAATACGGATGAAGAGCAGGAACTTGGAGCTGTGTTTGGAATAAAAAGCATTCCTTCGCTTTTATTCATTCCAAAAGCTGGACAACCAAAGTTAGCTGTTGGGGCTCTTCCAAAGGAATCTTTCATCTCTGCGATAGAGAAAGAACTTCTCGCAACAGAACCAAGCCAAAATTAA
- a CDS encoding outer membrane beta-barrel protein: MNSSIFQKARIFLLSSISIVVFASSIFAQYTLQQFEITPFAGYFLSSNLNTLDGELVIDHNFNYGAAVDIRISDDLLIEFLYDRLNTEVRFRQEYFDTVKYLFDMSVEYFQAGAHVETETGSFRPFAVFTLGATYFKPTDEKINSELEFSFTAGGGIKYYFTENLAARLQWRFLVPVYFSSASIFCSDGYCGIFISGGTYILQYDLTAGLAFSF, encoded by the coding sequence GTGAATAGTTCTATTTTTCAAAAAGCACGCATATTTCTTCTCTCATCAATCTCAATTGTGGTGTTTGCTTCTTCCATATTTGCACAATACACACTCCAGCAATTTGAAATTACCCCTTTTGCCGGATACTTTCTATCGAGTAACTTAAATACACTTGATGGTGAACTGGTCATAGATCATAATTTTAATTATGGTGCAGCTGTTGATATCAGAATAAGTGATGATTTGCTTATTGAGTTTTTGTATGACAGATTAAATACAGAGGTACGTTTCAGGCAGGAATATTTTGACACCGTAAAATATCTGTTTGATATGAGTGTGGAATATTTTCAGGCAGGTGCTCATGTAGAAACAGAAACGGGGAGCTTCCGACCATTTGCTGTATTTACGCTTGGTGCAACTTACTTCAAGCCAACAGACGAAAAAATAAATAGTGAGTTGGAATTTTCTTTTACTGCTGGCGGAGGAATTAAATATTATTTCACTGAAAATCTTGCTGCAAGGTTGCAGTGGAGGTTTCTGGTTCCGGTTTACTTTTCCAGTGCATCAATCTTTTGCAGTGATGGATATTGTGGCATTTTCATTAGTGGAGGGACATATATACTTCAATACGATTTAACCGCCGGGCTTGCTTTTAGCTTTTAG
- a CDS encoding DinB family protein — MFKINSWFLLSAVLFVTSAGLAEQPIFVKEFLGQADFVKSRLLQLAEAMPEDKYNWTPGEGVRTVGEVYMHAAESNYYMLSLIKGEKDYTEPPVSKSDKKTALESLEKSFDNLKETAAKFTDEDLNREIDAFGMKFTVRNFMVTILNHLHEHLGQSIAYARMNGVTPPWSKKGE, encoded by the coding sequence ATGTTTAAAATAAATAGTTGGTTCTTATTATCGGCGGTACTATTTGTTACTTCGGCAGGTCTGGCAGAGCAGCCCATTTTTGTGAAGGAATTTTTGGGGCAGGCAGATTTTGTAAAAAGCAGACTTTTACAGCTTGCAGAAGCGATGCCTGAAGACAAATACAATTGGACTCCGGGCGAAGGAGTCAGAACTGTTGGTGAGGTTTACATGCATGCTGCAGAATCTAATTATTATATGCTAAGCCTTATTAAAGGGGAAAAAGATTATACAGAACCTCCTGTGAGCAAATCAGATAAAAAAACGGCGCTGGAATCGCTGGAAAAATCTTTCGACAATCTGAAAGAAACCGCTGCGAAATTTACAGACGAAGATCTTAATCGGGAAATTGATGCTTTCGGGATGAAATTCACGGTAAGGAATTTTATGGTTACGATACTGAATCATCTTCACGAGCATCTTGGTCAGTCAATTGCTTATGCAAGAATGAACGGTGTAACACCACCCTGGAGTAAGAAAGGCGAATAG
- a CDS encoding DUF2892 domain-containing protein, with product MLNEEKSRFAGKKNLSSVDKGIRILLAVIIAILYFTNQITGTAVIVLAIFAVAFLLTGLTGFCPIYASLKLSTLKKSDKK from the coding sequence ATGTTGAACGAAGAGAAATCCCGTTTTGCGGGGAAAAAGAATTTGAGTTCGGTGGATAAAGGTATAAGAATACTTCTGGCAGTAATTATCGCAATTCTTTATTTCACAAATCAGATCACCGGAACTGCGGTTATTGTTTTGGCAATCTTTGCCGTTGCGTTCTTGCTTACAGGCTTAACTGGGTTTTGCCCGATTTATGCGTCATTGAAACTTTCAACATTAAAGAAGTCAGATAAAAAATAA
- a CDS encoding DUF302 domain-containing protein, with translation MQYGFSKTIGLPYEQAIEKVTTELKKEGFGVLTSIDVKETLKQKINVDFKKYVILGACNPPIAHKALQAEEELGLLLPCNVIVYEKQGKTVVSVFDPMVMTWIIENDEMEPIATEVQEKLQRVLAAI, from the coding sequence ATGCAATATGGATTTTCAAAAACAATTGGATTGCCTTATGAGCAGGCAATCGAAAAAGTTACAACAGAATTGAAAAAAGAAGGTTTTGGTGTTCTAACTTCAATTGATGTTAAAGAAACACTGAAACAAAAAATCAATGTGGACTTTAAAAAGTATGTAATACTTGGTGCATGCAATCCTCCAATTGCACATAAAGCGTTACAAGCAGAAGAAGAACTTGGTTTGCTTCTGCCTTGCAATGTTATTGTCTATGAAAAACAAGGTAAGACAGTAGTCTCTGTTTTCGATCCGATGGTGATGACCTGGATAATTGAAAACGACGAGATGGAACCAATAGCAACTGAAGTGCAGGAAAAATTGCAAAGAGTGTTGGCGGCTATATAA
- a CDS encoding FkbM family methyltransferase, whose protein sequence is MENLQIHIGEFDFTISPFQFERIWKHIASGKWEPESFSVFKKFIKESDVVLDIGSWAGPLTIYAAHLASFVHSIDPDPVIFKQLVYNVNLNSQISDKIKCHNLAIWNSSSTQTLFSRNVFGDSASSLIQRARDRNDKATVQTITFKEFLDKEKITKTDFIKMDTEGAELFFLPSIKNELMKLNYPTLLISFHTEYLAEYFFHQAFMNKLLSKIIFKICRELGINLFSKKIEKAISESVESLNNYLFVHVSDGRQINKNELLNHIIRNKTANVVFTNQRW, encoded by the coding sequence ATGGAAAATCTTCAAATCCATATTGGAGAATTTGATTTTACAATCAGTCCGTTTCAATTCGAAAGAATCTGGAAGCATATTGCATCGGGAAAATGGGAACCAGAGTCCTTTTCCGTCTTCAAAAAATTTATTAAAGAATCTGATGTTGTATTAGATATCGGAAGCTGGGCTGGGCCATTGACAATTTATGCTGCTCATCTCGCTTCATTTGTTCATTCTATCGATCCGGATCCCGTTATCTTTAAACAGCTTGTATATAATGTGAATCTGAATTCGCAGATAAGTGATAAAATTAAATGTCATAATCTCGCTATATGGAACAGCAGCTCAACTCAAACTTTATTTTCACGGAATGTTTTTGGTGATTCCGCTTCAAGCCTAATCCAAAGAGCTCGTGATAGAAATGATAAGGCAACGGTCCAAACAATCACCTTTAAAGAATTTCTTGATAAAGAAAAAATTACCAAAACAGATTTTATAAAGATGGATACCGAGGGTGCCGAACTGTTTTTTCTTCCCTCAATTAAAAATGAGCTGATGAAATTAAATTATCCAACGCTTCTTATTTCGTTTCATACAGAATATCTTGCGGAATATTTTTTTCATCAGGCTTTTATGAATAAGCTTCTGTCCAAAATCATTTTTAAGATTTGCAGAGAGTTGGGCATAAATCTCTTTTCGAAAAAGATTGAGAAAGCAATCTCTGAATCTGTTGAATCTCTGAATAATTACCTTTTCGTTCATGTCTCCGACGGAAGACAGATAAATAAAAATGAATTGTTAAATCATATTATTAGAAACAAAACAGCTAATGTCGTTTTCACAAATCAGAGATGGTAA
- a CDS encoding rhodanese-like domain-containing protein produces MSTEQIFLYTLIALIAFYIIRKILLIKTIKQYSAQEASQKVKKERNVILLDVRTETERKKNSIRGSYHIPLSSISANEGELKKFKASEIICYCQTGNRSLNAASKLRKLGFNASNLRGGILRWNAAGLK; encoded by the coding sequence ATGTCAACCGAACAAATATTTCTATACACACTAATTGCGTTAATAGCATTTTACATCATCAGAAAAATTCTTCTGATAAAAACTATAAAACAATATTCTGCACAGGAAGCTTCGCAAAAAGTTAAGAAAGAGCGAAACGTTATTCTTCTTGATGTAAGAACTGAGACAGAAAGAAAGAAAAATTCCATTCGGGGTTCGTATCATATTCCGCTTTCCTCTATTTCAGCTAATGAAGGGGAGCTAAAAAAATTTAAAGCATCAGAAATAATCTGCTACTGCCAAACCGGAAACCGTAGTCTGAATGCGGCATCAAAGCTCAGAAAACTTGGTTTTAATGCTTCAAACCTGAGAGGTGGAATTTTAAGATGGAACGCGGCGGGTTTGAAATGA
- a CDS encoding MFS transporter has product MELFERLAYYGQATILSVFLRDHLRFDEVEAGQLSSIFGGLIYFLPIFAGALADKFGFKKAFSFAFFVLAIGYFLIGSTGMSGFESYYSDTNLFIVLSFILIFTAIGGSFIKPSVLGTVALTTTKETKSFGYAIYYWLVNMGAAIGPFLAYLVRDSFGIQFVYLVSAISCALMFLVTLFFFKEPQAKLDEQRDSLVQVIKNLFTVIKNIKFMIFLMIFALYWIVFWEFFIVIPFYISDYISPDAPIELILSVGAWTIILLQIPINRLTKNIPTPTAIMIGFVFAALSWFLLYFSAAAGITVGLGLIIATIFIFSVGEQTQAPRFYEYLADLAPKGQAALFQGFAFLPIAIAWTLGGTFGGWIYHNFGRREVGKPEMVFLIIGLVGVAAAIMMFIYNVYMKRRK; this is encoded by the coding sequence ATGGAACTTTTTGAGAGACTTGCTTACTATGGTCAGGCAACTATTCTCAGTGTTTTCCTCAGAGATCATCTCCGGTTTGATGAAGTTGAAGCCGGACAACTTTCCTCTATCTTTGGCGGATTGATTTACTTCCTCCCCATATTTGCGGGCGCACTTGCGGACAAATTTGGTTTTAAAAAAGCTTTCTCTTTTGCTTTCTTTGTTCTGGCTATCGGATATTTTCTGATCGGATCAACCGGTATGTCAGGATTTGAAAGTTACTATTCTGACACTAATCTTTTTATTGTTTTAAGTTTCATTTTAATCTTCACTGCAATCGGCGGTTCATTCATCAAGCCGAGCGTACTTGGAACTGTTGCTCTTACAACAACCAAAGAAACAAAATCATTCGGCTACGCAATTTATTACTGGCTTGTTAATATGGGTGCAGCTATCGGTCCATTCCTTGCATATCTGGTAAGAGATTCTTTCGGAATTCAGTTTGTATATCTTGTTTCTGCAATAAGTTGTGCGCTTATGTTTCTGGTTACGCTCTTTTTCTTTAAAGAACCACAGGCTAAACTTGATGAACAGCGCGATAGTCTCGTTCAAGTAATAAAAAATCTTTTCACTGTGATAAAAAATATTAAGTTCATGATTTTTCTTATGATATTTGCTTTATACTGGATAGTGTTCTGGGAATTTTTTATCGTGATTCCGTTTTACATTTCTGATTACATTAGTCCCGATGCCCCGATCGAATTAATTCTTTCGGTTGGCGCATGGACAATTATTCTGCTGCAAATACCAATCAACAGACTGACTAAAAATATTCCTACACCCACAGCAATTATGATCGGGTTTGTATTTGCAGCTTTAAGCTGGTTCCTGCTTTACTTCTCGGCTGCCGCAGGAATTACTGTTGGTCTTGGATTAATCATTGCAACTATCTTCATCTTCTCAGTTGGCGAACAAACACAGGCTCCCCGTTTCTATGAATACCTTGCTGACCTCGCGCCGAAGGGGCAAGCCGCTCTTTTTCAGGGATTTGCTTTCCTGCCGATTGCAATTGCCTGGACGCTCGGCGGAACTTTTGGCGGATGGATTTATCACAACTTCGGAAGAAGGGAAGTTGGAAAACCCGAAATGGTTTTTTTGATTATCGGATTAGTTGGTGTGGCAGCAGCAATAATGATGTTCATTTATAATGTTTATATGAAAAGAAGAAAATAA
- the msrA gene encoding peptide-methionine (S)-S-oxide reductase MsrA, whose translation MIGFGGCENESNSNKVENKIDKGAVVNMANLDKATFGSGCFWCTEAIFERLNGVVDVESGYSGGKVENPTYEEVCTGTTGHAEVTQITYDSSVISFDELLEVFWKTHDPTTLNKQGNDIGTQYRSVIFYHNEKQKNLAEKYKTELDKSGAWENPIVTEISPFENFYSAENYHQDYYNNNPNQGYCTFVIAPKLEKFEKVFKSKLKKK comes from the coding sequence ATGATAGGTTTTGGTGGATGCGAAAATGAATCCAACAGCAATAAAGTAGAAAACAAAATAGACAAAGGAGCAGTTGTTAATATGGCAAATTTGGATAAGGCAACTTTCGGTTCCGGATGTTTCTGGTGTACCGAGGCAATATTTGAAAGATTAAATGGCGTTGTAGATGTTGAATCAGGGTATTCCGGAGGGAAAGTTGAAAATCCAACCTATGAAGAAGTTTGTACCGGAACTACAGGTCACGCCGAAGTAACCCAGATAACCTATGATTCATCTGTGATAAGTTTTGACGAATTGCTGGAAGTCTTTTGGAAGACACACGACCCGACAACTTTAAACAAACAGGGTAATGATATTGGCACACAATATCGTTCAGTAATATTCTATCACAATGAAAAACAGAAAAATCTTGCGGAAAAATACAAAACAGAACTTGATAAGTCCGGCGCATGGGAAAATCCGATAGTAACTGAAATTTCTCCCTTTGAAAATTTCTATTCTGCAGAGAATTATCATCAGGATTACTACAACAACAATCCAAACCAGGGCTATTGCACTTTTGTAATTGCTCCAAAGCTTGAGAAGTTTGAGAAGGTCTTTAAGTCCAAGCTAAAGAAAAAATAA
- a CDS encoding DMT family transporter codes for MNSDKNQLSIKNNLSPLFVIIAASLWGVDGIVLRPALFSLPVPLVVFVESTIVAILLSPYFIRHLPSLKFLKTKDWLAFFLLALFGGAIGTMAITKALFYVNFVNLSVVILLQKLQPVFAIALASVFLKEKLSFRFIFWAGIAIVGAYFMTFGTNLPDFSTGDKTTVAAIFSLLAALSFSASTVLSKRALRNVSFGMGTYLRFLFSAVIMLVIVVFIGDTKNIPDITATQIIVFLIIALTTGGTAIFLYYYGLKRISASVATICELAFPFTAIILEYFLRGNILDIVQWIGAVILLISILKVSGINFSGN; via the coding sequence ATGAACTCCGACAAGAATCAGCTATCTATAAAAAATAATCTGTCACCTTTGTTTGTAATTATCGCAGCAAGTTTGTGGGGTGTGGATGGAATCGTTCTCCGCCCCGCACTGTTTAGCCTTCCGGTTCCTTTGGTTGTTTTCGTTGAAAGCACGATTGTAGCAATACTGCTTTCACCTTACTTCATCAGACATCTTCCATCGTTAAAGTTTTTAAAGACAAAAGACTGGCTGGCTTTCTTCTTGTTGGCGCTGTTTGGTGGAGCTATTGGTACAATGGCAATAACCAAAGCATTGTTTTACGTTAATTTTGTTAATCTCTCTGTTGTAATCCTGCTTCAAAAATTACAGCCTGTGTTTGCGATTGCTCTGGCATCTGTTTTTCTAAAAGAAAAACTTAGTTTCCGATTCATATTTTGGGCTGGAATTGCTATTGTTGGTGCATACTTTATGACATTCGGGACAAATCTTCCTGACTTTTCAACAGGCGACAAAACTACTGTTGCTGCTATTTTTTCCCTATTGGCAGCGTTGTCTTTCAGTGCATCGACTGTATTAAGTAAACGTGCGCTTAGAAATGTTTCTTTCGGTATGGGAACATATCTACGATTCCTGTTTTCCGCCGTAATAATGTTAGTGATTGTTGTTTTTATAGGAGATACTAAAAACATTCCCGATATAACAGCAACTCAAATTATTGTTTTTTTAATAATTGCTTTAACCACTGGCGGAACAGCAATCTTTCTTTATTATTATGGTTTGAAAAGAATCAGCGCTTCGGTTGCAACTATCTGCGAGCTTGCTTTTCCGTTTACTGCTATTATTCTGGAATATTTTCTCCGCGGTAATATTTTAGATATTGTTCAATGGATTGGTGCTGTTATTTTGCTGATAAGCATTTTAAAAGTTAGCGGAATAAACTTTTCTGGAAATTAA
- a CDS encoding SIMPL domain-containing protein translates to MQTKLSVIVLILISLSGFLLAQDSDQPSILISTYSVTQIPADAIYFSLTLSSKSEDPKKAFDDHKKLEQKLLNLFNEFEIADSNVGYSLLYIGKTPAFTKETPGYMTRQVVSLRLDDFIKYEPIQLALLSIGIYEYNAKFIADESDLWIDKGIKEAIVKAKSEAELTAKNSGKKLGEIISIETSHHYPSDAGNAMAISAPRPGETLIDLPHYVEMSVSLRVRFELLEE, encoded by the coding sequence ATGCAAACGAAATTATCTGTCATCGTTTTGATCTTAATATCCCTGAGTGGTTTTTTGCTTGCTCAGGATTCAGATCAGCCCTCTATTCTTATCTCAACTTATTCTGTTACACAGATTCCTGCAGATGCAATTTACTTTTCATTAACGCTAAGTTCAAAAAGCGAAGATCCTAAAAAGGCATTTGATGATCACAAAAAATTAGAACAGAAATTATTAAATCTATTTAACGAATTTGAGATTGCGGATTCGAATGTCGGTTATTCACTTTTATATATTGGAAAAACACCTGCTTTTACAAAAGAAACTCCGGGATATATGACAAGACAGGTCGTAAGTTTACGGCTGGATGATTTCATCAAGTATGAACCCATTCAGCTTGCTCTTTTATCTATTGGTATTTATGAATACAATGCAAAATTTATTGCGGACGAAAGTGATCTCTGGATAGATAAGGGAATAAAGGAAGCGATAGTAAAAGCGAAGTCAGAAGCCGAACTGACCGCAAAGAACTCTGGTAAAAAACTTGGAGAAATAATAAGTATTGAAACTTCGCATCACTATCCGTCAGATGCCGGGAATGCAATGGCAATCTCTGCGCCAAGACCAGGTGAAACTTTGATTGATTTGCCACACTACGTAGAAATGAGTGTATCGCTACGGGTACGGTTTGAATTGCTTGAAGAATAA
- a CDS encoding M1 family metallopeptidase: MKHIIVSLIILICSTSLFPQFGSQDSGGPLTPEWAAYDVKFYNINLNINPDKQTINGWVGVTVEAVSNMKEFVLDLDDKYRITKIIWDSPTESKEISFKHENGKIKIQLPEEVAIGQSFTVKIYYNGKPGIAKNPPWDDGFTWGKTKNGDHWVGVTCQGGGADTWWPCKDHPSDEPDSVLLNWSVPLNLICVSNGKLRYVLDNKEGTKTFCWFVSTPINNYGVSINIAPYDTLQYKYTSITGEEIPVTIWVLPENIEKAREHCSEFLDHLKWYEELLGPYPFRLDKYGVAESPYLGMEHQTIIANGYGYRDDQFGFDWLHHHELGHEWWGNMVTAKDWSDFWIHEAICGYMQTLYIEEKLSDRSPFAFMMNWKLWKNEQPVAPRKEMTSSDAYTNDMYSKGSYVLHTLRYYVGDDTFKMILRRWAYPDSEMEKVTDGSQCRFATTDEFLEIAEKVSDRELDWFWEVYFRQAKLPVLQAIIENGFLYLEWKIENNLPFSVPVEVKLEGEITKVEMREGAGSIKIPEGVEPVIDPDKWLTMSDVEFKNLNK, translated from the coding sequence ATGAAACACATAATTGTTTCTCTAATAATACTCATCTGTTCAACTTCGCTTTTTCCTCAATTCGGTTCTCAGGATTCAGGCGGTCCGCTCACTCCCGAATGGGCTGCGTACGATGTTAAGTTCTATAACATTAATCTGAACATCAATCCTGACAAGCAAACAATTAACGGCTGGGTTGGTGTAACTGTTGAAGCTGTTTCAAATATGAAAGAGTTTGTTCTTGATCTCGATGACAAATACAGAATCACAAAAATTATTTGGGATTCACCGACAGAATCCAAAGAGATTTCTTTTAAACACGAAAACGGAAAAATAAAGATTCAATTACCGGAGGAAGTAGCAATAGGGCAATCGTTCACAGTAAAGATTTACTACAACGGAAAACCGGGAATTGCAAAAAATCCCCCATGGGATGATGGATTCACGTGGGGTAAAACAAAAAATGGTGATCACTGGGTTGGAGTTACTTGTCAAGGTGGTGGCGCTGATACGTGGTGGCCCTGCAAAGATCATCCTTCTGACGAACCAGATTCTGTTTTGCTCAACTGGTCTGTTCCGCTAAATTTAATTTGTGTATCAAATGGAAAGTTGAGATACGTTCTTGACAACAAAGAAGGAACAAAAACTTTTTGCTGGTTTGTTTCAACTCCAATTAATAATTATGGAGTTTCTATCAACATTGCACCGTACGATACTCTTCAATACAAATACACCAGCATAACAGGAGAAGAAATTCCCGTAACAATCTGGGTTCTTCCAGAAAATATTGAAAAAGCAAGAGAACATTGTTCTGAGTTTTTAGATCATTTAAAATGGTATGAGGAGTTGCTTGGTCCGTATCCATTCCGGTTAGATAAATATGGAGTTGCTGAATCTCCTTATCTTGGAATGGAACATCAGACAATAATTGCAAACGGATATGGTTACAGAGATGATCAGTTTGGATTTGACTGGCTTCATCATCACGAGCTTGGTCATGAATGGTGGGGAAATATGGTAACTGCAAAAGACTGGAGCGATTTCTGGATTCACGAAGCAATTTGCGGTTATATGCAGACACTTTATATCGAAGAAAAATTATCTGACAGAAGTCCTTTTGCATTTATGATGAACTGGAAACTCTGGAAGAACGAACAGCCAGTTGCGCCACGGAAAGAGATGACGAGCAGTGATGCATATACAAACGATATGTATTCAAAAGGTTCTTATGTTTTACATACGCTGCGGTACTATGTTGGTGATGACACTTTTAAAATGATTTTAAGAAGATGGGCATATCCTGATTCTGAAATGGAAAAAGTAACAGATGGAAGTCAATGCAGGTTTGCAACAACAGATGAATTCCTGGAAATTGCGGAGAAGGTTTCCGATCGTGAGCTCGATTGGTTCTGGGAAGTTTATTTCAGACAGGCAAAACTTCCGGTTCTTCAAGCAATAATAGAAAATGGTTTTCTTTATCTTGAATGGAAAATTGAAAACAATCTTCCGTTCTCCGTCCCTGTTGAAGTCAAATTAGAAGGTGAAATCACGAAGGTTGAAATGCGTGAAGGTGCAGGCTCAATAAAAATTCCGGAAGGTGTGGAACCAGTTATTGATCCGGATAAGTGGCTTACGATGAGCGATGTAGAATTTAAGAACCTCAATAAATAA
- a CDS encoding S9 family peptidase, with translation MKKLILLLTFITSATILPQTDTILVHKLDSLLNYNASLEHRLDVLEKNIDDIVWFQKLGDVAYVDKIFITGPPKWKETDTTDPAFGNPVKFWSYVFIPKDIDFSKKYPLIVFPHSGVHANFSTYYLHIVKELIAQQYVVVSAEYRGSTGYGKSHYEKIDYGGREIDDVDSSRKYMLDNYEFVDPKRVGIVGWSHGGLISLMSIFNYPENYNVAFAGVPVSDLITRLSYMEKDYIDLYSAKYHIEETVEQNPEEYRRRSPLHNAYKLETPLLIHTNTNDEDVNVVEVKMLIDTLKTLNKDFEYEIFQDLPGGHSFDRQDTKLALSIRLKIYKFLENYLAPPRPFNNIEDIRKVFFR, from the coding sequence ATGAAAAAATTGATTCTGCTTTTAACTTTTATAACTTCTGCTACAATTCTCCCGCAAACGGATACAATCCTTGTTCATAAATTAGATTCACTTCTTAACTACAATGCGAGTCTAGAACACAGATTAGATGTTCTCGAAAAAAATATTGATGATATTGTGTGGTTTCAAAAACTTGGTGATGTTGCTTACGTTGACAAAATTTTTATAACGGGCCCACCGAAATGGAAAGAAACTGATACGACCGATCCTGCGTTCGGCAATCCTGTTAAATTCTGGTCGTACGTTTTCATCCCGAAGGATATTGACTTCAGCAAAAAATATCCGTTGATAGTATTTCCGCACAGCGGAGTGCACGCAAACTTTTCGACTTATTATTTACACATAGTGAAAGAATTAATTGCTCAACAATATGTCGTTGTTTCTGCTGAATACAGGGGAAGCACTGGCTATGGTAAATCACATTATGAAAAAATTGATTACGGTGGTAGAGAAATTGATGATGTTGATTCTAGCAGAAAGTATATGCTGGACAATTATGAATTTGTAGATCCGAAAAGAGTTGGAATTGTTGGGTGGAGCCACGGAGGCTTGATCAGCTTGATGAGTATTTTTAATTATCCTGAAAATTATAATGTGGCTTTCGCTGGCGTTCCGGTTAGTGATTTGATTACAAGATTGAGCTATATGGAAAAAGATTACATTGATCTCTATTCTGCAAAATATCATATCGAGGAAACAGTTGAACAAAATCCTGAGGAATATCGAAGAAGATCTCCTCTCCATAATGCATACAAACTAGAAACACCACTTCTTATTCATACAAATACAAATGATGAAGACGTAAACGTAGTTGAGGTGAAAATGCTGATTGATACATTAAAAACTTTAAACAAAGATTTTGAGTACGAAATATTTCAGGATTTACCTGGTGGTCACTCATTCGACAGGCAGGATACTAAACTCGCTCTTTCAATACGGTTGAAGATTTATAAATTCCTCGAAAATTATTTGGCTCCACCTCGACCATTTAACAACATCGAAGATATACGAAAAGTGTTTTTCAGATGA